Proteins from one Cryptomeria japonica chromosome 4, Sugi_1.0, whole genome shotgun sequence genomic window:
- the LOC131032903 gene encoding protein RADIALIS-like 3 has protein sequence MADKGSSSGRNSTSMWTAKQNKLFERALAIHDKETPDRWQNVAAMVDGKSAAEVKRHYDVLLDDLNCIEAGEVPIPNYKSSSPNNGVGSGGKNSGNWGDKENGQFMRMRLQ, from the exons ATGGCTGATAAAGGTTCTTCATCTGGAAGAAATTCCACATCAATGTGGACTGCCAAGCAAAATAAATTGTTTGAAAGGGCCCTAGCTATTCACGACAAAGAGACTCCTGACCGTTGGCAAAATGTGGCTGCCATGGTTGATGGGAAATCTGCTGCTGAAGTGAAAAGGCACTATGATGTTCTGTTAGATGATTTGAACTGTATTGAGGCAGGCGAAGTGCCTATTCCCAACTATAAATCCTCGAGTCCTAACAATGGGGTGGGCTCCGGAGGCAAAAATTCTGGCAACTGGGGCGACAAGGAAAATGG GCAATTTATGCGCATGAGGCTCCAATGA